From the Canis aureus isolate CA01 chromosome 17, VMU_Caureus_v.1.0, whole genome shotgun sequence genome, the window TGGCTTCCCCGCAGTCGTGCAGTGTGCCCTTGAGGGGCTACTCCAGGGTTGAGTCCAGAGTGTGCCCTGCCAGGGCCGTCCTCACTGCATGAGGAGCAGAGGCAGCGACAGGAGTGCTTTTACGCCATTTTCCTGGCTCTTAAAGCGCCTCCTTTGGGTGATGTCACAGGAACCCGGCGGTCCCAGGAGTCCTGCTGTGTTTGGCTCCATCGTGTCCTACATCAAACAGTTCTTCGAGACGGTTGGGATTTCTCTGGCAGACAGACAGGTATGCCCTGCCCTTCTAGTCCTCCTGTGAGGTTGTCTATGTGCACTAACAACTGtttgttctttttagtttttttaaagattttatttattcatgagagacagagagaggcagagatgtaggcagagggagaagcaggctccctgcaaagagcctaatgcgggattcaatcccaggaccctgggatcacgacctgagctgaaagcagacgctcaaccactaagctgcccaggcatccctgctccccttttaaaaatgttattttaatggaTAATTATGCTGAATTTATGTGCTTAAAATACATTCTGTAAAAAGTAAACGTTTACCTGACCTGCAGTGATTCTGAGCAGAGCTGGCCACCCCTCCTGGCTGCCGACTGACTGCTATGGGTTCTGCGTATGTCCTTTGGCGTTATTTTCAGACTCTCTAGATGCAGTTAGGTGCACAGTAAGATGACACGCTTCCGGCTGAGCCCCTTGGTGTCCTGTAGCAGGGATGGGTGCTGTTCCCACCCCCCCAGGGGGGAGGGCCCTGCCTGCTTCACTGAGACAGGAGAGCCAAGGGCTCAAGTGGCCACTTGCAAAACTGTGTGGCCAGACTCTAAACATGGAGAGTGACCATCACATGTGCTGGGACCACTCATCCTCCCAGGCTGTGCGTGGGGTAAGGGGAGGCAGATCAGGCCCAGTTGTCCTTGGCTTCACCTCCTTCTCAACAGTAGACACTGGATCCTGCTTTGGGCTCTTTTATTATGGAAGCAGTAACTGAGGATTCTGTAGGTTTGAGACGTTTGACCCGAGCTGTAAACTGTTTCTTTCATACCCATGAGCACAGCCAGCCGCTAGGGTCCCCTCCCTGTAAGGAGATGTCCTGTAGGTGGGAGAGGACTTCCAGTGACTTCAAATCCTACTTGACCCACTGAACTCTGCAGCCGGGCAAGGAGACTGTCAGTTTGTGACCATGTAGTGACAGCGTACCGTGTGTGCGAACCATATGCAAGGTGtacgttattttttttttaatttatttattcatgacagagagagagagagagagaggcagagacacagagggagacgcaggctccatgcagggagcctgatgtgggactcgatcccaggtctccacgatcacaccctgggctgaaggcggggctaaactgctgagccacccgggctgccctgttttaagTATTTGATCAGAGTGAACTGGTTTGGTTTCATGAGCATGGCTTGCACTTTCAGACTTTGCCCGGGGACCAGTTGACAGGTACAAGCTCAGATGTTAGCACATCTGTGGAAGAGTAGCTCCTGGcctgctggtgggagtgcagGATGGGAGGGCTGCCCACATGCCTGGGTGCAGGGACACTGCTCCCAAGGATGTGGGCGGGAACCCTAGGGCTGAACCCCTAGGTTCAGTGTTGGGGAGCTCCCTCTGGTGACCAAGGCATGCAAGCCAGGGGAGCGGGACtggccagcagcccaggcccagtGAGGAGAGCCCTGGGGAGGACATGCACCGATTGGGCTTATTAGCACAGAAGCCCCAGCACCCTGTCAGCTGGGCTCAGCCATCTGGGTAGCTGCCAGGGCCTCGCTGATTGTACCATTCCACCCGGTGTAGTTGGTTTCAGAGGACAGCAGCCGGGCTACTCTACACAGCGTGGTGGAGGAGCTGGTCCGGTTCCGGCTCAAGGTCCGGCAGTTCGCCCTGGCCACAGAAGCGGCCACCAGGGAGGCTGGACGGCAGCAGCTCCTGGACAGGCGGCCCCTGCTAGAGGCGTGTGACACTCTGCGCCAGGACCTTGCTGCCCATGGCATCAGCATTAAGGTGAGCCATTGCCGCTATGGCCTGGTGACTGGGCACCATCACCCCGAGGTGCTGTGTAGACCGGAAGGCATCCCACAAACGCAGAGCGGTCAAAGCCCCAGACAGGCACAGTGCTGATGCTGCCTGTGAAGAGAGAGTCCCACCCCCTCGCCCCAGTGACTTCAGGGGGCACCCGCGGGAGGAGGGACCCAGGAAGGGCCACTACGGCAGAGGACACACACGGGAGTGGGCCCAAGTGGCCCAGACCAGCCCTGAGCTGAGAGAGTCTGCTCCCTCCCCAGGATAGGAGCAGCACATCCACGTGGGAGCTGCTGGATCACAGGACCCAAGACCACAAACCAGGGAGCTGAGGACTTACAGCACATTCTGTGCTTAAGTCACGGTAACAGCTTTACGTCCAACTTTCCCATTGTGCCTGATCGGTCAACATTAAAGTCAAACTGATTCCATGTGCCTGCAAAGTGGATTCTTCATGGTACCAATGGCCACAGACAGGGGCTGTTCTAACAAGACCTCAGCCCTGGGTACTGTCACAGAAAACCATAGAAAACCACGTGACACAACCCCATGTTCACTGACACTGGTTTTGTCTTTGTGCTGCATCTAATCTTGTTTTAACCCCTAGTTCTCGTAGATGCAAGACACAGGTCTGACAGCAGACCACGAGCAGGAGGTGGAAACCAGCACCAGCACTGTGCAGCCCACACCCCGCTCTGTCCCCAGCCAGGCCAGCCTACGGTCCAGTACTGTCAAGTTGGCCTTGGTGTCTTGTCTACAGCTGAGGAAACCCATTCAGAAGTGGCCTTGCCAACAGTGACCCACTTATGAGGGTCCCCCCTCAGTACATGGGGATCACGCTGTTCCCTGATGGCCAGATGCCAAACCACCACTAGGAGGTGCTTCCATGCTGCTCTCTCGGTCTTGAGGAAAATGCTTGTCCTTAGCTGGAGCTAGTAGGTCCACACAGGTGTGTATATTAGCCACTGGCTACTTGGATACACTCCTCACTGCCATACATACTCAGAGCAAAAATATAAGAATAGTTCTGTGACTCTTGAATTTTACTTTCTGTGGAATGAAAGgactacttccttttttttttttttttttaaataaagattttatgttttcatgagagagagagagagagagaggcagagacgaagcaggctccatgcagggagcctgacatgggactcaatcccgggactccaggatcacaccccgggctgcccaggactaCTTCGTTTTAACAACGTTTAACAACGCTTTTCCATTTTTGGCCCCCCGCTGACAGTGCCCTCACTGAGGAAAGTTGAAAGGTGGGTTTGGGCTTTCTAAGAAAAAGTGCACAACTCCACACTGAAATAAACCAGATATGCTTTTTAATAGTTACCAGGATTTAGATGTAATTCCCCAAAGGGAAAAACAGTGACACTTCTCAAATTACATGTGAAACAAGAGTGGGAAACATTAAGATCCGTTTGGGGGGAAGGGTCTCAATCAGAACCTCAGCCAATGATGACCGTCTGGGCAAACAGACGTGTAAAGGATCCACACAGCTCCTGTCTTTGTAGAAAGACCCTGAAACCTACGGGAAGTATTCACAGGCACGGAAACCAACCCCACAGAGAAAGACACCAGAGAAGCAGCTCTCAGGCCACAGAGAAAACCATCCACCTAGAGCGCCAGCCAGAGGCTAACAGGGCACCTCTAATGGAATCTCTTCCTGACAACACCCACTTTTAATGATAGCAGTCAGTCCCTGCACTTAGGGCCTCCTGGGTGCTCCCAAATGTCCAACTTCGTCTGTTCCTCCTGAGAGCCTGTGAATGGGTCACATCACAGACGAGGGCTCCACGACTCCAAGGGCATGCTGCCCACCGCCATCACTGCACACACACGTAGGAGGAGTGTTTCCTCTGAAAGCTGGTCACTGATAATACTTCAACCAATTAACCTTAACCACTCATGCTTACTATTTCTGCCCAGACAATTCCAACCAAATCCGTGTTTAAAAAGCAAACACGCCGAAGACCACACGTGCGATGCCGCTTGGTGGACCTCAATTTAAAGAGCACAACTCCTCATCCTGTAGATACCTTAACAGGACCAGTGGGAGTCTTGTGAGTAGCATCTGACACGGGGAATTTCTTGTGCACGCATGCGCGCACACAGGAAACATGGGCAGTGAGGAGGAAGGAGCCCAGACCAGGAGCAGGTCCATGGTCTTGCAGCAAGTGCACAAAGCTCAGCTGCTGGCCCTGTGCACAGCTCATCTGTCCCTTACTACTGAGCAGCTAAGAAAAATTCAGGAACACTTGGAGGTGTTACAGTGACACTAAATCAACTATGCATGTAGCCCAAAATCAATACCTGACGTGGATTCCCAGGACAAAGGCAGCCTCCCCCATCAGCACGCTTGCTTTTTGCTGTTGTGGCTCAGGTTTCAAAGAGTTTGCTGAATGCAGGCCCAATTTCAGCAATCAtgtcggtggtggtggtggaacgTCCGTGCTTCTGGAAGGCCTGGAGGCTGCACTGCCTCGTGAGTGAGCATGCACCCAAGGCGGCCAGGAGGAGAGGGCTGGAcctggaaggggaggatggtCAGCAGGTGCCTACACTCACTGTAGGCCTgaccttcccttcctttcccaccTGGGACCCCAAACAGGCCTAGCAGGCAAGTCTGCTAGTCTTCTGAGATAGAAGGCAGCCTGAAGACCAGGGAGATAGGGCCCATCAATACCCACCCACCCAGAGGACAGGATGGCAGTTCTACCCCCAATGATAACTAGACCCATATGTTGAAGATCTGAGAATGCGGGTTCCCACCATCATCAACAGGCCCCCGTACAATCTTGTTTCTCCATGTACATGCCCTTAGCAGGTGCTCCCTACTTCCTGTTGTGCTACCACCCTACAGGCCTCACAGGCTTCCCAGGTGGGGCACCCTCCAAACCCAGGACACCCCACCCCAGCATATGTGGCCCCACTGTCATATGACAGGTATAGAGAACAAGTGACGGAGGACTGGAACCTGCCTGTGCTCACAGCAGTGGACGCGGGCCAAGCCTGCAGTTCAGAGTTCTGCCTCTTAGAGAAAGCTCCCACTTCAGGACAGCAGTCAAGGCCGGCTCACCTCTGCTCTATTTCTGGTCCACTGTTCTGCTTTACAGGGGTTCACATCACACCCCCCGGAACACGGTCTCAAACTTGGGGAGCTTCACAAACCACTCCAGAGCCATTGGCACTGAGCAACAGGCCAGGGCATCAACCTTACACTGAGCAAGAGCCAACCAGGTGACCATTCTGGGATCACATCCCCATCCTGGGATCGCTTCCACAGGACACCAAGGTTTCATGTGGCCACTTATTAAACATGGGCAACTAAAATGGTTCACACGATTCAAAGCTCTCAAGGGGAAGACAAGTGAAGATGTCACATACCCATTAGTCTTTTCAGGAGCGGCGTGCAGTGCCCAGTGCACCAGGACGCCCAGAGTGCCTGACAGCAGATCTCCCTGGCCGCCACACCTGCGGCTGCTGCCCTCCTGGGTGCACTCGAGTACTGTGGGGCAAGAGGGACACAGCCATCAGAGGACGAGCTCACCTGGGCCTGAGGCACAATCTCAATCAGCAGCAGCTCTTCCCATTTGTTCTGTACGAGGCACCCTGGTTTACAGAAGAGCAGACCCAGGCCAGCCCAGAAGCACCTGCGTAGCACAACACAGACGGCAAACAGACTCATCCAACTTGGGCCTGCTGGAGCAGACACGGGAGCAGAGCACAGGTACCGGGGATCTTCAGGCCAAGGAGGTGCAAGCCACACTAGCACCCCTGCATGGACCCAGCCAGTGGCCGCTCTTCCATTTATGCTGTGTAACCcagcagccactttggaaaacggGTGGTTGTATCTTCTGAATGTCAGACTCTAGAGCACTTCCCAGCAACAAAAAGGTTTCAAGGTCCCTCAGAGAACACACCCTTGGTATCGCCTATCCAGTGTGGGGCGGCATGCAAGCAGCACTCTCTGGGGCCCCAGTGTGCCTCCCACCACCTGGTCAGCAGCTCTATGCCAAGGCAGCCCATCCTGTAGCACAGAACCAACGTGCTCCCTGCTGCCCAGTCCCGTCATGTGAGGGGAGGACCTGTTCTGGGTATACTGGGGAGACTCTGACCCTCACTGTCATTGATGGCAGGTCTCCGGCACACACCATAACCTCCCCGTTCTTCCCACTAGGCAGCCAGCAGGCCCTAGAGACAGAACGAGGTGGAAGCTGCCATGTCCAGCACCTGGCAAGCGCCTCCATTGGTGTCCACTCCCAGTGTTTCCTCACTTTCTAGCCCTTCTTAACAATAAAATGCCAGGAAATATTCATATAACTGTCTCTAATGCTGCAGGTAAGCTGGAAGCAGcaggcccaggaccctgggcacCACCTCTGACAGGGCTGCCACAGATCATGGACAGAACCGTAGCCACTGCACCTGACATCCAAACACTCAGCAAGGTCATTTCCCTTTGTGAAACAGTGAGAAATGCAAGCTCACTGGGAAGTCTATGTGTGGAACATGTGTGACACGAGGGACCTCTGTGCTGTGTGTGACCACAGTTTTCCAGGGGCTGGTGCCCAGCACAGCCACACCAACCGACCTGCGTGAAGCCTACAGGTACCTACCCTGTTTGCCGTCAGAGATCACATCCCGCTCCCCTTTCTGTACCACGGTCACATTCCCCAGGGCCTGACTGAGCCTCCGTACAGCTTCATGATGATCACTACCAtcgaccgggtggctcagctgcgaGTGGGACAGCACAGACAGGCCATTGTTAAACACATGGAAGGAACCCACAATCACGGATACATCCTGCCCATCCACCCTGATCTCAGACATAGGAAGCCTCCAGGAGCTCTAGCCCCCCACACAGATGTGTACAACCCGTGCACGAGGGGGAAGTGGGCCCAGAAGAGCTGGACAGCAAGTCCTCAGGTGGATGTGGAAACACTGTTCTTACCCTCCCCTGACTTTCGGATCAAAGTTAAGGGAACAATGCCCAAGGCTGAAGTTTTACATGTTTGCAGAAGTGACACAACTCTGAATAACATGCTAACATCTATGGGATGCTTCATATGTAGAACCTGTGGGTTTACATTcatcatctcatttcatccttagACTCTATGAGGCGATGTTCTCATGACCCACATTTCACAGGTGAGGCAATGCAGGAAGGGATGGAGTGAGCGGCCCAGAGCCCACTGCCCCGCCTCTCACCTAGTCACAGATTTGCTGGTGACAGGATGCCCCAGGATTCCGTGTACCACCAAGAAAGAATAGCACTGTTAGCATGTGGAAACATGCATCTACTTGCTGGCCATCTGCAAATATGCCCCTGCGGGGAAAGGTCAGGGCACCAGAGCCATCCCTCACCCCTCCTCAGGAAGGGGAGGGTTTACACCTTTTGGGTGGTCAGTGAACTCACCACAGCTTCAGAGAGTCTGTTGAATTCCACATGGTTGGGAGTGAGAACAGCCTTCTGGTAGCTCTGGATGAGGGCTGGGTGCTGAGCTATCAGCCACAGCCCATCCTATAGACAGGGACAAGTATGTATGCACAGTCTTAGGGGCGGGCCTGGCTGTgagaaggggcaggagagaagaggccacactcACTGCATCAATGATGACAGGGATGTCCCTGGCCTTGGATGCTTCTAAAATGCCCTGCAAGAAAAGAAAGCTATGCTGAACAAGCCCATCACCCCCAGCGGAATTAACACCAAGCAAGCAGTTCCTTGACGAATTcaacaaatacacagaaaatgtaaatgcaagacaagaaacagaaggaaactcAAATGAATGGGCAGTAGCCCCTCTGTAAGGCAGGGGCACCACAAACCCTAGACAGGAGTCTGTGGGAAGCACAATACCCAGCACTGGGGCAGGCGAGCCCATGGAGGCTGACCCCAAGCTAGAAGCTCCAAGTGTCCCGTCAACACTCATCTCAGGGCTCCCAGATGAAAAATCTGAAGTCTTCAGAATTCCCCCAAATACATGCGCCAGTATTTGACATGCTGCAATACCACATGACACCCATCTCTACCCAGAACACACGCTTGACAGTAGAAAACATTAAGAGAACAGTGAGACGACAGCCGCACTCCAGGATGCCCAGTGTCCAGCACACAGCACGGAGACAAGCGGGTGAGCACATGGTGGGTGGGCCTGCCCGCCAAAGACAGAGGCCTCAGAAAAAACCTAATCTGCCACACAGCTTGCAGACGCCCTCAGGGACCGGGAGAGAACGTCTGCTGTAAAGCCCCACCTGCAGTGTCCTGCTGCGGCTGCCCAGGAGGCTGCCCTCCTAAGCAGTGTGGACTTCCTAGGAAGTCCCTTCTGGCCCTcccggcagggggtggggtggaggtggtaGCAAAGGAAGCAGTGAGGAAACCCTGGATGATGGACAGCTACTCTCAtggccctgagcccaagggagcGCCAACCTCTTCATGGGATGGCCTCTGACTCAGGCTCTATGTCAAAGGAGCGCCCAGATCCCGACAGCGTCTGGGGCACTGCAGCACGCAACTTGTACCCCAGCGGAGCTGCTGCAGGCTGAGCCTCAATGCCACCTCTGAAATCCTAGCTCTGCCGCTCGGAGTTGGGTGAACTTGAGTAAAGTCAGCCCagtctctgaacctcagtttcctggtAAGATCAGAGTAATGCCTCAATACTCTCCAGGTTTACCCACCTCTAAAGATTCACCCGGTCCTCAGCAAGGGGGCTGGCAGCCCCTGAAGGGCAGCTGCAGTAACTGTTACTTTGCACGAGCAGTCCAGCGCTGAGCCAGACACCTGCTTAGGCCCAACGTCTATTACCCTGCTCATTCATTCCTGGAGTATCTGTGAGTCCAAGGGCCTTAACATacgttaaataaaaaaaaaaaaaaaaaaaaatagtaaaacaaaatagATGGTAAGTAGAAATAACCTGAAATACTAAAAGATAAACCCACACATATTTAACTAGAAGTTATTCCGAAAATGAAATGGG encodes:
- the NAXD gene encoding ATP-dependent (S)-NAD(P)H-hydrate dehydratase isoform X6, which encodes MENTLQLVRNIIPPLTTKKHKGQDGRIGVVGGCQEYTGAPYFAAISALKVGADLSHVFCTREAAPVIKSYSPELIVHPVLDSPSAVHDVEEWLPRLHALVVGPGLGRDNILLENVKGILEASKARDIPVIIDADGLWLIAQHPALIQSYQKAVLTPNHVEFNRLSEAVLSHPVDGSDHHEAVRRLSQALGNVTVVQKGERDVISDGKQVLECTQEGSSRRCGGQGDLLSGTLGVLVHWALHAAPEKTNGSSPLLLAALGACSLTRQCSLQAFQKHGRSTTTTDMIAEIGPAFSKLFET
- the NAXD gene encoding ATP-dependent (S)-NAD(P)H-hydrate dehydratase isoform X3, whose protein sequence is MAARAGPRAALAGAAAVALLSAALVLYELPPGAVLQRAFSLHKARSVEDMENTLQLVRNIIPPLTTKKHKGQDGRIGVVGGCQEYTGAPYFAAISALKVGADLSHVFCTREAAPVIKSYSPELIVHPVLDSPSAVHDVEEWLPRLHALVVGPGLGRDNILLENVKGILEASKARDIPVIIDADGLWLIAQHPALIQSYQKAVLTPNHVEFNRLSEAVLSHPVDGSDHHEAVRRLSQALGNVTVVQKGERDVISDGKQVLECTQEGSSRRCGGQGDLLSGTLGVLVHWALHAAPEKTNGSSPLLLAALGACSLTRQCSLQAFQKHGRSTTTTDMIAEIGPAFSKLFET
- the NAXD gene encoding ATP-dependent (S)-NAD(P)H-hydrate dehydratase isoform X2, whose amino-acid sequence is MAAGSAWEAAGACRRVLQRAFSLHKARSVEDMENTLQLVRNIIPPLTTKKHKGQDGRIGVVGGCQEYTGAPYFAAISALKVGADLSHVFCTREAAPVIKSYSPELIVHPVLDSPSAVHDVEEWLPRLHALVVGPGLGRDNILLENVKGILEASKARDIPVIIDADGLWLIAQHPALIQSYQKAVLTPNHVEFNRLSEAVLSHPVDGSDHHEAVRRLSQALGNVTVVQKGERDVISDGKQVLECTQEGSSRRCGGQGDLLSGTLGVLVHWALHAAPEKTNGSSPLLLAALGACSLTRQCSLQAFQKHGRSTTTTDMIAEIGPAFSKLFET
- the NAXD gene encoding ATP-dependent (S)-NAD(P)H-hydrate dehydratase isoform X4 — translated: MLLVHQTLVQFCAGLRVLQRAFSLHKARSVEDMENTLQLVRNIIPPLTTKKHKGQDGRIGVVGGCQEYTGAPYFAAISALKVGADLSHVFCTREAAPVIKSYSPELIVHPVLDSPSAVHDVEEWLPRLHALVVGPGLGRDNILLENVKGILEASKARDIPVIIDADGLWLIAQHPALIQSYQKAVLTPNHVEFNRLSEAVLSHPVDGSDHHEAVRRLSQALGNVTVVQKGERDVISDGKQVLECTQEGSSRRCGGQGDLLSGTLGVLVHWALHAAPEKTNGSSPLLLAALGACSLTRQCSLQAFQKHGRSTTTTDMIAEIGPAFSKLFET